A single region of the Lycium barbarum isolate Lr01 chromosome 2, ASM1917538v2, whole genome shotgun sequence genome encodes:
- the LOC132628098 gene encoding protein IQ-DOMAIN 32: MGKSTASSCFKIITCGSDSVDHDELEVPSESKSSSDKRGWSFRKKSARHRVLSNTVVSETPSGNKDWPESANANSQRQSNSTIPEKASVIQWADEKPQFSTIEKSQVSVDEKPQGQADEKSQVPEDEKPQGSEEEKPQGPEDEKPQGLEDAKPQVSADEKPQLVEVSVDEKALVSEDEKPSISSDEQVHISSDEKPMVSALVETKLSEPVTNRVDDGKRDIIPDERIVVIQTAVRAFLARRAQLKQKHITKLQAAVRGHLVRRHAVGTLRCVQAIVKMQALVRERHANRTAEGSYIKEKLNGKENSGTKSEFTYTSISKLLSNSFARQLLESTPKTKSINIKCDPSKSDSAWKWLERWMSVSSPGNQPSPQSELSVEQQEKETSEHPSNLVESKVQLDSEPMESLSAVPSESDENLITYDADSLELQTDNPSLSPRTQNVDDKISRDDIFYSLPTNFEVPEMEPDSFSAKTEVEREDTHSLEPLDTESKKVLHGSRKASNPAFIAAQTKFEELTSVAKPTKVSGLSNHKAEDESKEDTFSSITDHSFGARETALSEKSVPHSTRAQVGGSSECGTELSISSTLDSPDRSEVGAHVFETEHHKNNGYPHIEDDSTNDLSQSDYVQAGREDPTDDAKHADVMVSSDLSPEEQKPENNSVNVQIEQEAKTDRLYNASPNASPRSHITVPESEGTPSSQVSVNPKKTKSSEKSGSIPKCRSTAPAGKKSPSKLNHAPGTTSLEQLPKDHKNGKRRNSFGSTKAGQVDQEARDSSSSSTLPSYMQATESARAKAAIPNSSPRSSPDVHNKDEYIKKRHSLPGSNGRQGSPRIQRSLSNAQQGPKGNGTQSPQERKWQR, from the exons atggGAAAATCAACAGCTTCTTCTTGTTTCAAGATCATTACTTGTGGTAGTGATTCTGTTGATCATGATGAACTTGAAGTTCCTTCTGAG AGTAAGAGCTCAAGCGACAAACGTGGATGGAGTTTCCGCAAGAAATCTGCCAGGCATCGTGTGTTAAGCAACACAGTAGTTTCAGAAACACCATCTGGGAACAAGGACTGGCCAGAATCTGCTAACGCCAACTCGCAAAGGCAATCTAACTCTACCATTCCAGAGAAGGCATCTGTCATCCAATGGGCAGATGAGAAACCCCAGTTTTCAACTATCGAGAAGTCCCAAGTCTCAGTAGACGAGAAACCCCAGGGCCAGGCAGACGAGAAGTCTCAGGTCCCGGAAGACGAGAAGCCCCAGGGATCGGAAGAGGAGAAGCCCCAGGGCCCGGAAGATGAGAAGCCCCAGGGCCTGGAAGATGCAAAGCCTCAGGTCTCCGCAGACGAGAAGCCACAGCTAGTGGAGGTCTCAGTGGATGAGAAGGCCTTGGTCTCCGAAGACGAGAAGCCCAGCATCTCTTCAGATGAGCAGGTCCACATCTCATCAGACGAGAAACCCATGGTCTCAGCCTTGGTGGAAACAAAGCTATCAGAGCCAGTAACAAATAGAGTCGATGATGGTAAAAGAGACATCATTCCGGATGAACGTATTGTTGTTATCCAGACTGCAGTCAGAGCATTTCTG GCACGAAGAGCTCAACTGAAGCAAAAACATATAACTAAATTGCAAGCTGCTGTACGTGGACATTTAGTTCGCAGGCATGCAGTAGGAACTCTGCGATGTGTCCAAGCTATTGTCAAAATGCAAGCTCTTGTTCGAGAACGTCACGCTAATCGCACTGCAGAAGGATCTTATATCAAGGAGAAGCTAAAT GGAAAGGAGAACTCAGGGACGAAATCAGAGTTCACATATACTTCTATTTCAAAGCTACTGAGCAATAGCTTTGCTCGACAG CTCCTTGAATCAACTCCAAAGACCAAAAGTATTAATATTAAGTGTGACCCTTCCAAATCCGATTCTGCCTGGAAATGGTTAGAGAGGTGGATGTCTGTTTCATCACCAGGAAATCAACCGTCACCACAGTCAGAATTATCTGTGGAGCAGCAGGAAAAGGAAACTAGTGAACACCCCAGTAACCTTGTGGAAAGTAAAGTTCAGCTTGATTCTGAGCCAATGGAATCGTTATCTGCAGTGCCATCTGAAAGTGATGAAAATTTGATCACTTATGATGCAGACAGCTTAGAGTTGCAAACTGACAATCCATCACTATCTCCTCGGACTCAGAATGTTGATGATAAAATTTCAAGAGATGACATTTTCTATTCTCTTCCTACCAATTTTGAGGTCCCTGAGATGGAGCCCGATTCTTTTTCTGCAAAGACTGAAGTTGAGAGAGAGGATACACATTCTCTTGAACCTCTAGACACAGAGAGCAAGAAGGTTTTACATGGATCAAGAAAGGCAAGTAATCCTGCATTTATTGCTGCTCAGACAAAGTTTGAGGAACTCACTTCAGTAGCTAAACCAACCAAAGTGTCTGGTTTGTCCAATCATAAAGCTGAAGATGAATCTAAAGAAGATACGTTTTCTTCTATCACTGATCATTCATTTGGGGCAAGGGAAACTGCTCTGTCAGAAAAGTCCGTTCCTCATAGTACAAGAGCTCAAGTTGGTGGTTCTTCGGAATGTGGCACGGAGCTTTCTATTTCTTCTACCCTTGATTCACCAGATAGGTCTGAAGTCGGAGCTCATGTATTTGAAACTGAACATCATAAGAACAATGGATATCCTCACATTGAAGATGATAGCACAAATGACTTATCACAGTCCGACTATGTTCAGGCAGGGAGAGAGGATCCTACTGATGATGCTAAGCATGCAGATGTTATGGTCAGTTCAGATCTATCACCCGAAGAGCAGAAGCCTGAGAACAATTCAGTTAACGTTCAAATAGAGCAAGAAGCTAAGACGGATCGGCTATACAACGCATCACCAAACGCATCTCCAAGGAGCCATATAACTGTCCCTGAATCTGAAGGGACACCTTCTAGTCAAGTGTCAGTGAATCCTAAGAAGACAAAAAGTAGTGAAAAAAGTGGATCAATTCCCAAGTGCCGTTCTACTGCCCCTGCTGGCAAAAAGTCTCCTTCAAAATTAAACCATGCTCCAGGTACAACTAGTTTGGAACAATTACCTAAGGATCATAAAAATGGGAAACGACGGAACTCGTTCGGTTCAACAAAAGCTGGACAAGTTGATCAGGAGGCTAGAGATAGCAGTAGTAGCAGTACTCTCCCAAGTTACATGCAAGCAACAGAGTCTGCAAGAGCCAAAGCAGCTATCCCAAATAGCTCTCCAAGATCTAGTCCAGATGTCCACAATAAAGATGAATACATCAAAAAGAGACACTCTCTCCCTGGTTCAAATGGTAGGCAGGGTTCACCTCGTATCCAGCGGTCTCTCTCAAATGCACAGCAGGGTCCAAAGGGAAATGGAACTCAATCTCCACAGG AGAGGAAATGGCAGAGATGA
- the LOC132628099 gene encoding uncharacterized protein LOC132628099 translates to MLKFLSKVKIEFNALDPRIASCMEFLAQCNAPKAKESNPSCQVQVKRRTDDHPPQITVTFVNGVEQSYDATSTPAQNIRTMILEKGQYLETEQMFREAGEKWPVIIPDHELKQPFLGIKPKKAEEKKQ, encoded by the exons atgtTGAAATTCTTGTCAAAGGTGAAAATCGAATTCAATGCCTTAGACCCACGTATAGCTTCATGTATGGAGTTTTTAGCTCAATGTAATGCTCCTAAAGCCAAAGAATCAAACCCAAGTTGTCAAGTACAGGTCAAGCGCCGCACAGATGACCACCCACCTCAAATTACTGTCACATTCGTTAATGGAGTCGAGCAATCCTATGATGCCACGTCGACACCGGCACAGAATATAAGGACTATGATTCTTGAAAAGGGACAGTATCTTGAGACTGAACAGATGTTTCGTGAAGCTGGTGAGAAATGGCCTGTTATTATTCCTGATCATGAGCTCAAACAACCATTTCTTGGAATAAAG CCAAAGAAAGCAGAAGAGAAGAAGCAGTAA
- the LOC132628100 gene encoding uncharacterized protein LOC132628100 yields MGQSSSTEQMSPEQREAESIAASTGALTNLQKAFSLLSDPQTNSIPLHSLQKCFEFSCEGSTNEELTIPKEFPVLLSHLSSSIVDLFFLSEKGGISWIEFLKGYIKCSGRTVSSASLNSLLRLFGTISVKAGLPEKMQVVFDEEDSKISGFLSPVDLQMLLSMCWIMWWDSKKLRASSSLGDSGLPDVTHLVLSAVDSCAEADKKLDLWENSSILDLDIQLPVAKIIMWALKTVPSLADCFGQFVHARLCYLAAHKEKLEQADLFSHDISAKEMTVGRLLNSGRAWALSLTLRGTLSEEMSKACFPSAAEEVDDYLLYRSSLHGKGLNRFWSNVEGYNGPLLILISAHEVNNDAKRWIIGVLIEQGLENHDKFYGTSGSLYSISPVFNVFTPSGKEKNFVYSHLHATVKYDAHPKPVGLAFGGSSGNERISVDEDFAKVTVRHHACDKTYHHGPLYPDQGYLPVESLIMDVEVLGLGGKRARDIQSSYKKREELFTAQKRKVDLNSFGNWEDSPEKIMMDMVSDPNRVRREER; encoded by the exons ATGGGACAATCTTCATCGACCGAACAAATGTCACCTGAGCAAAGAGAAGCAGAATCAATAGCAGCATCAACTGGTGCTCTAACTAATCTTCAAAAagctttttctcttctttctgaTCCTCAAACTAACTCCATTCCCCTTCATTCCCTTCAG AAATGTTTTGAGTTCTCTTGTGAGGGATCAACAAATGAAGAGCTGACAATACCAAAGGAATTTCCAGTTTTGCTGAGTCATTTGAGTTCTTCAATAGTTGACTTGTTTTTCTTGTCTGAAAAGGGAGGTATAAGTTGGATTGAGTTCCTAAAAGGCTATATAAAGTGTTCTGGAAGGACAGTTAGTTCAGCTTCACTCAATAGTTTGTTAAGGTTATTTGGGACAATATCTGTCAAGGCAGGTCTTCCAGAAAAAATGCAGGTCGTTTTTGATGAGGAAGATAGCAAGATCAGTGGATTTTTATCGCCTGTTGATTTGCAGATGCTTCTTTCAATGTGTTGGATCATGTGGTGGGATTCAAAAAAGTTGAGGGCTTCGTCTAGTTTAGGTGATTCTGGTCTTCCAGATGTTACACATTTGGTTTTGTCAGCTGTAGACTCTTGTGCTGAAGCTGATAAAAAATTGGATTTATGGGAGAACAGCAGCATTTTAGACTTGGATATACAACTTCCTGTTGCAAAGATTATAATGTGGGCTTTGAAAACAGTGCCAAGCCTCGCGGATTGCTTCGGACAATTCGTCCATGCGAGACTTTGTTACCTAGCTGCTCACAAG GAAAAACTTGAGCAAGCGGACCTTTTCTCGCATGATATTTCTGCAAAGGAAATGACCGTTGGCCGTCTCCTTAATTCTGGAAGGGCCTGGGCTCTCTCACTTACATTGAGGGGCACTTTAAGTGAAGAGATGTCAAAGGCATGCTTTCCAAGTGCTGCAGAGGAAGTAGATGATTACCTACTTTATCG GTCTTCCCTTCATGGAAAAGGTCTGAATAGATTTTGGTCAAATGTTGAAGGATATAATGGTCCATTGCTAATTCTTATCTCTGCTCATGAGGTCAATAACGATGCAAAGAGATGGATAATTGGTGTTCTCATTGAGCAGGGTTTAGAAAATCATGACAAATTCTATGGGACGTCTGGTAGTTTATACTCCATTAGTCCGGTTTTTAATGTGTTCACACCTTCAG GGAAGGAGAAAAACTTTGTTTACAGCCACTTGCATGCGACAGTTAAATATGACGCTCATCCGAAGCCTGTCGGACTTGCTTTTGGAGGATCCTCTGGCAATGAAAGAATATCTGTGGATGAAGATTTTGCTAAAGTTACAGTTCGTCATCATGCTTGTGACAAAACTTACCATCATGGTCCTCTTTACCCTGATCAG GGGTACTTGCCAGTTGAATCTTTGATTATGGATGTGGAGGTTTTGGGATTGGGAGGAAAAAGGGCTAGAGATATTCAATCATCGTATAAGAAGAGGGAGGAACTCTTTACTGCGCAAAAACGAAAG GTTGACTTGAATTCATTTGGAAATTGGGAAGATTCTCCTGAGAAAATAATGATGGATATGGTTTCTGACCCCAACAGAGTTCGTCGGGAAGAACGATGA
- the LOC132628101 gene encoding auxin response factor 5 isoform X1, whose translation MGSVEEKIKPGSLVSGAHTLLEEMKLLKEMQDHTGARKLINSELWHACAGPLVTLPQVGSLVYYFPQGHSEQVAVSTNRTATSQIPNYPNLASQLLCQVHNVTLHADKETDEIYAQMSLQPVNSEKDVFPIPDFGLRPSKHPTEFFCKTLTASDTSTHGGFSVPRRAAEKLFPPLDYSMQPPTQELVVRDLHDNTWTFRHIYRGQPKRHLLTTGWSMFVGAKRLRAGDSVLFIRDEKSQLLLGVRRANRQQTSLPSSVLSADSMHIGVLAAAAHAAANISTFTIFYNPRACPSEFVIPLAKYRKSVYNTQLSVGMRFGMMFETEESGKRRYMGTISGISDLDPLRWPGSKWRCLQVEWDEPGCGDKQNRVSPWEVETPESLFIFPSLTAGLKRPYQSTFLGAQTEWDSLMHRPFMRVPENVYGDLQSSSISNLWSEQLMKMLIRPPGVSGLQSVVPTIQDVKVALPQEAPNVIQAAGNPKRELSTVEDTCAQSETNSQVILNQPTVVNSISSLQATMQEKSRLPQKVGTDTVGVSSELKKETSASSDKLDQFQSLDKVPIKPASPHNPSTDATASHQNSLSQLQASPWLVQAQLESQIPYNSQIVSAGSNNILQCSNNNEWNLPTLTKHDRSLMLPDTVGPGLASVGQDLWDHQLNDVKCFSQTNLQGPLDITNMQFLPDSYGFKDLSEESHNQSDIYSCLNFDSNSGSTVIDNSVSSTVLDEFCTLKHTDFQNPSDFLLGNISSSQDVQSQITSASLAESQNFSVVQDFADNSGGASSSNVNFDECNLLQNSSWQQVAPRVRTYTKIQKAGSVGRSIDVSGFKNYDELRSEIERMFGLEGLLNDSRGSGWKLVYVDFENDVLLVGDDPWEEFVGCVRCIRILSPTEVQQMGEEGMQLLNSAGLQGINGTSEFPN comes from the exons ATGGGTTCTGTTGAAGAAAAGATCAAGCCTGGAAGTTTGGTTAGTGGAGCACATACTCTACTTGAAGAAATGAAATTATTGAAAGAAATGCAGGATCATACTG GAGCAAGGAAGCTAATAAATTCAGAGTTATGGCATGCTTGTGCTGGGCCACTTGTAACATTGCCTCAAGTTGGAAGTCTTGTGTATTACTTCCCACAGGGGCACAGCGAACAG GTAGCAGTTTCCACAAATCGAACAGCAACTTCACAGATACCTAATTATCCAAATCTTGCTTCTCAGTTGTTGTGCCAAGTTCACAATGTCACCCTACAT GCAGATAAAGAGACAGATGAAATCTATGCCCAAATGAGCCTCCAACCTGTGAATTCT GAGAAAGATGTCTTCCCCATTCCAGATTTTGGACTGAGGCCTAGTAAGCATCCAACTGAGTTCTTTTGCAAAACTTTGACTGCCAGTGATACAAGCACACATGGTGGATTCTCAGTTCCTAGGAGAGCAGCAGAAAAGCTGTTTCCACCCTTG GATTACTCAATGCAACCTCCAACTCAAGAGCTTGTTGTACGAGACTTGCATGATAATACTTGGACGTTCCGTCACATATACCGCG GGCAGCCAAAGCGACATCTTCTCACAACCGGATGGAGCATGTTTGTTGGAGCAAAACGCCTTAGAGCTGGTGATTCTGTTCTATTTATCAG GGATGAGAAGTCGCAGTTATTATTGGGAGTGAGGCGTGCTAACCGTCAGCAAACTTCATTGCCGTCTTCAGTTCTGTCTGCTGATAGTATGCATATTGGAGTACTTGCTGCTGCTGCCCACGCTGCTGCTAATATAAGCACATTTACAATATTCTATAATCCCAG GGCATGTCCTTCAGAATTTGTTATTCCTTTGGCCAAATATAGAAAATCTGTTTATAACACACAACTATCAGTTGGTATGAGGTTTGGAATGATGTTTGAAACTGAGGAATCGGGTAAACGCAG ATATATGGGCACTATTAGTGGCATTAGTGACTTGGATCCACTGAGATGGCCTGGTTCCAAGTGGCGGTGTCTTCAG GTAGAGTGGGATGAACCTGGATGTGGAGACAAGCAGAATAGAGTTAGTCCATGGGAAGTTGAGACACCAGAAAGTCTCTTCATATTTCCTTCCCTAACCGCAGGCCTCAAACGACCTTACCAGTCTACCTTTTTAG GAGCACAAACTGAGTGGGACAGTTTGATGCACCGCCCCTTCATGCGTGTTCCTGAAAATGTATATGGCGATCTTCAAAGTTCCTCGATCTCAAACTTATGGTCAGAACAGCTAATGAAGATGCTTATAAGACCTCCTGGCGTTTCCGGTCTTCAATCTGTGGTCCCCACAATACAAGACGTTAAGGTTGCGCTACCTCAAGAAGCTCCGAATGTAATACAGGCAGCAGGAAACCCGAAGCGCGAGTTAAGTACTGTAGAAGATACATGTGCACAAAGTGAAACAAATTCTCAAGTCATCCTCAATCAACCTACTGTCGTCAACTCTATATCTTCACTACAAGCAACTATGCAGGAAAAGTCTCGACTACCACAAAAAGTAGGAACTGACACTGTAGGAGTAAGTTCTGAGCTAAAAAAAGAAACTAGTGCTTCATCAGATAAGTTAGATCAGTTTCAGTCCCTAGACAAAGTGCCTATAAAGCCCGCAAGTCCACATAATCCTTCAACTGATGCAACAGCTTCCCACCAGAACAGCTTATCTCAATTGCAAGCTAGTCCGTGGCTCGTCCAGGCACAGTTGGAGTCACAAATTCCATATAACTCTCAAATTGTGTCTGCTGGTTCCAATAATATCCTTCAATGCTCCAATAATAATGAGTGGAATCTGCCCACTTTGACGAAGCATGACCGTTCTTTGATGTTGCCTGATACTGTGGGTCCCGGACTAGCGTCAGTAGGTCAGGATTTGTGGGATCATCAGTTGAATGACGTGAAGTGCTTTTCCCAGACAAACCTTCAGGGTCCACTAGACATAACTAACATGCAGTTCCTACCTGATTCATATGGTTTTAAAGACTTATCAGAGGAGAGCCATAATCAAAGTGATATATATAGTTGTCTTAATTTTGATAGTAACAGTGGGAGCACAGTGATCGACAATTCTGTTTCGAGCACAGTATTAGACGAGTTCTGCACTTTGAAACATACTGATTTCCAGAATCCTTCAGATTTTCTATTAGGCAACATCAGTTCTAGTCAAGATGTTCAATCTCAGATTACATCAGCTAGCCTTGCAGAATCTCAGAATTTCTCTGTAGTACAAGATTTTGCTGACAACTCGGGTGGCGCATCATCAAGCAATGTAAATTTCGATGAATGCAATCTTTTGCAGAATAGCTCATGGCAGCAAGTCGCTCCACGTGTACGGACATACACAAAG ATACAAAAGGCTGGATCTGTAGGCAGATCAATTGATGTCTCCGGTTTTAAAAATTACGATGAACTGCGGTCTGAAATTGAAAGAATGTTTGGACTTGAGGGATTGCTGAATGACTCACGAGGCTCAGGCTGGAAGCTGGTGTATGTGGATTTTGAGAATGATGTACTTCTTGTTGGTGATGATCCTTGGGA GGAATTTGTTGGATGTGTTCGATGCATTAGAATTTTATCGCCTACAGAAGTCCAGCAGATGGGAGAGGAAGGGATGCAGCTATTGAACTCTGCCGGACTGCAGGGCATAAATGGCACATCAGAATTTCCAAACTGA
- the LOC132628101 gene encoding auxin response factor 5 isoform X2, producing the protein MVDSQFLGEQQKSCFHPWITQCNLQLKSLLYETCMIILGRSVTYTAPKRHLLTTGWSMFVGAKRLRAGDSVLFIRDEKSQLLLGVRRANRQQTSLPSSVLSADSMHIGVLAAAAHAAANISTFTIFYNPRACPSEFVIPLAKYRKSVYNTQLSVGMRFGMMFETEESGKRRYMGTISGISDLDPLRWPGSKWRCLQVEWDEPGCGDKQNRVSPWEVETPESLFIFPSLTAGLKRPYQSTFLGAQTEWDSLMHRPFMRVPENVYGDLQSSSISNLWSEQLMKMLIRPPGVSGLQSVVPTIQDVKVALPQEAPNVIQAAGNPKRELSTVEDTCAQSETNSQVILNQPTVVNSISSLQATMQEKSRLPQKVGTDTVGVSSELKKETSASSDKLDQFQSLDKVPIKPASPHNPSTDATASHQNSLSQLQASPWLVQAQLESQIPYNSQIVSAGSNNILQCSNNNEWNLPTLTKHDRSLMLPDTVGPGLASVGQDLWDHQLNDVKCFSQTNLQGPLDITNMQFLPDSYGFKDLSEESHNQSDIYSCLNFDSNSGSTVIDNSVSSTVLDEFCTLKHTDFQNPSDFLLGNISSSQDVQSQITSASLAESQNFSVVQDFADNSGGASSSNVNFDECNLLQNSSWQQVAPRVRTYTKIQKAGSVGRSIDVSGFKNYDELRSEIERMFGLEGLLNDSRGSGWKLVYVDFENDVLLVGDDPWEEFVGCVRCIRILSPTEVQQMGEEGMQLLNSAGLQGINGTSEFPN; encoded by the exons ATGGTGGATTCTCAGTTCCTAGGAGAGCAGCAGAAAAGCTGTTTCCACCCTTG GATTACTCAATGCAACCTCCAACTCAAGAGCTTGTTGTACGAGACTTGCATGATAATACTTGGACGTTCCGTCACATATACCGCG CCAAAGCGACATCTTCTCACAACCGGATGGAGCATGTTTGTTGGAGCAAAACGCCTTAGAGCTGGTGATTCTGTTCTATTTATCAG GGATGAGAAGTCGCAGTTATTATTGGGAGTGAGGCGTGCTAACCGTCAGCAAACTTCATTGCCGTCTTCAGTTCTGTCTGCTGATAGTATGCATATTGGAGTACTTGCTGCTGCTGCCCACGCTGCTGCTAATATAAGCACATTTACAATATTCTATAATCCCAG GGCATGTCCTTCAGAATTTGTTATTCCTTTGGCCAAATATAGAAAATCTGTTTATAACACACAACTATCAGTTGGTATGAGGTTTGGAATGATGTTTGAAACTGAGGAATCGGGTAAACGCAG ATATATGGGCACTATTAGTGGCATTAGTGACTTGGATCCACTGAGATGGCCTGGTTCCAAGTGGCGGTGTCTTCAG GTAGAGTGGGATGAACCTGGATGTGGAGACAAGCAGAATAGAGTTAGTCCATGGGAAGTTGAGACACCAGAAAGTCTCTTCATATTTCCTTCCCTAACCGCAGGCCTCAAACGACCTTACCAGTCTACCTTTTTAG GAGCACAAACTGAGTGGGACAGTTTGATGCACCGCCCCTTCATGCGTGTTCCTGAAAATGTATATGGCGATCTTCAAAGTTCCTCGATCTCAAACTTATGGTCAGAACAGCTAATGAAGATGCTTATAAGACCTCCTGGCGTTTCCGGTCTTCAATCTGTGGTCCCCACAATACAAGACGTTAAGGTTGCGCTACCTCAAGAAGCTCCGAATGTAATACAGGCAGCAGGAAACCCGAAGCGCGAGTTAAGTACTGTAGAAGATACATGTGCACAAAGTGAAACAAATTCTCAAGTCATCCTCAATCAACCTACTGTCGTCAACTCTATATCTTCACTACAAGCAACTATGCAGGAAAAGTCTCGACTACCACAAAAAGTAGGAACTGACACTGTAGGAGTAAGTTCTGAGCTAAAAAAAGAAACTAGTGCTTCATCAGATAAGTTAGATCAGTTTCAGTCCCTAGACAAAGTGCCTATAAAGCCCGCAAGTCCACATAATCCTTCAACTGATGCAACAGCTTCCCACCAGAACAGCTTATCTCAATTGCAAGCTAGTCCGTGGCTCGTCCAGGCACAGTTGGAGTCACAAATTCCATATAACTCTCAAATTGTGTCTGCTGGTTCCAATAATATCCTTCAATGCTCCAATAATAATGAGTGGAATCTGCCCACTTTGACGAAGCATGACCGTTCTTTGATGTTGCCTGATACTGTGGGTCCCGGACTAGCGTCAGTAGGTCAGGATTTGTGGGATCATCAGTTGAATGACGTGAAGTGCTTTTCCCAGACAAACCTTCAGGGTCCACTAGACATAACTAACATGCAGTTCCTACCTGATTCATATGGTTTTAAAGACTTATCAGAGGAGAGCCATAATCAAAGTGATATATATAGTTGTCTTAATTTTGATAGTAACAGTGGGAGCACAGTGATCGACAATTCTGTTTCGAGCACAGTATTAGACGAGTTCTGCACTTTGAAACATACTGATTTCCAGAATCCTTCAGATTTTCTATTAGGCAACATCAGTTCTAGTCAAGATGTTCAATCTCAGATTACATCAGCTAGCCTTGCAGAATCTCAGAATTTCTCTGTAGTACAAGATTTTGCTGACAACTCGGGTGGCGCATCATCAAGCAATGTAAATTTCGATGAATGCAATCTTTTGCAGAATAGCTCATGGCAGCAAGTCGCTCCACGTGTACGGACATACACAAAG ATACAAAAGGCTGGATCTGTAGGCAGATCAATTGATGTCTCCGGTTTTAAAAATTACGATGAACTGCGGTCTGAAATTGAAAGAATGTTTGGACTTGAGGGATTGCTGAATGACTCACGAGGCTCAGGCTGGAAGCTGGTGTATGTGGATTTTGAGAATGATGTACTTCTTGTTGGTGATGATCCTTGGGA GGAATTTGTTGGATGTGTTCGATGCATTAGAATTTTATCGCCTACAGAAGTCCAGCAGATGGGAGAGGAAGGGATGCAGCTATTGAACTCTGCCGGACTGCAGGGCATAAATGGCACATCAGAATTTCCAAACTGA